Below is a genomic region from Scomber scombrus chromosome 3, fScoSco1.1, whole genome shotgun sequence.
ACTCAATCACTCTGTCACTTTACTAATGACATCATGTTCAATACTGTTGACCCAGTGACCTACTtccacagaaaaagagagagtgagtgctCGAATGAGAGacaaaaagggagagagactgGGGGAGGCAGTGTAGCATAGAGCGTACTATAAATAGGGCTGTCAGTGGTGGTGCAGTATTGaaaagggggaagggagggtAAGGATGGAGAGGAGAATGAGATGACAGCTTTAGTTTCTATATTGCAGTGAAACAGCTGTGATGGACTAGTCAGAGACAGTAGGGAGGTTTTGGGATTTGTAATCCACAAAGAGATTACAGATTGTGTTAGATGTAGAATCCATGTTAGAGTAAggatttactgttgtttttctactttgtttgcatatgaaaatcatttttaactgtttctgcTGTTCCATGtatgcattacagaaagctgcCAGTAAGTAGCTGGCAGTGATATCAATGTTTGCTGTCAGTAAATGCTAACAGATGTTACTCTTGGTTCTCCTCAGCTGTGCGCTTTGGGCGTATTCCCAAGCGGGAGAAGCAGAGACTACTGGATGAGATGCAGAGCTACATGAACAGTCTCAATGAATCAGCCTCCATGGAAATGGAGGTGTCACCTCCTCAAGACGCCCCCTGCAGTCCGCAGAACCACCAGTCAAATGAAGGAGCCAGCTCCATATCACAGTCTTACCGTAGCAACTTGATAAGCACTGAGGAGAAACCGCTCAAGATGGCTGCCAGCAACCTTGGCACCCAATCTTTCCAGAACAATTCAGTGCATGAACCTGCCCTGTCGCACACAGCAACCCAGACACAGCACATGCTTCACGGGGAGCAGGCAAACCTGACATCAAGCTACCATCGTGCCTCAAACTGCCCTGTTGCACACACCAACAACGAAATCTCCAACAACACCAACGTTGACAATTCCAAGTACAACTTCTCCTCCAACCAGAATCAATGCCCCGTCACTGGCCACCTATCATCTCAGTCCTACACAGCCAATCATAACAGTTTCCAGGCCAGCGATTCCCAGAACCAAAATTCCTGCCCTTGGAAGCTGAATGGAGGAGCCAAAGTGCTGgtgagtattttcttttttcagtatGTAAATATTATCTGTTTGATGTCAATAAAAAGTACTTAACgcgtctcttcctctctgctctcttttctGTGACAGGCATGTCCACTCAATTCATGTCCTGTGGCTCCAGCCAGTCGCTCCAGTCAGGAGGTGTGGGAGTCTTTCTCCCAGTGCTTCACTCCTGCTGTTAAAGAAGTGGTTGAGTTTGCAAAGAGCATCCCAGGCTTCCAGAATCTTAGCCAACATGATCAAGTCATGCTGCTCAAATCTGGCACTTTCCAGGTACATCCACTTACACAAAATTTAATGGTTTATGTAGTTATATTGGGGGCTTTTTTCGTTGCTTAATTCTCATCCCATGTGAGTTTCTTTTGACACTGACCTGATCTGGTTCTGTCCACAGGTTCTGATGGTGAGGTTCTGCTCATTGTTTGATCCAAAGGAGAGGACTGTGACCTTCCTCAATGGGCAGACATACTCCCTGGCATCACTGAGGGCTCTGGGCATGGGCTCTTTACTGGACGCCATGTTTGATTTCAGTGAGAAACTGGGATCCTTGGGTCTAGAACCAGATGAGATGGCCCTTTTTATGGCTGTCGTGCTGGTTTCTGCTGGTAAGACTATACTACTATTCTAtactacacatgcacataaGCACATGCTGTACTGTACTCTATGTGCACATCTCCTCTTATCTCACCTTCATTTCCCCTCCCTTTCTGCAGACCGCTCTGGTATAGTGGAGGTGGGAGCAGTGGAGCAACTGCAGGAAAATCTAATAAAAGCTCTGCGCTCTCTCATCACCAATCGCCGCCCAGATGACAGCACCCTCTTCCCAAAGTTGCTGCTCCGTCTCCCAGACCTGCGCACCCTGAACAACCAACACTCTGACAAGCTTTTAGCGTTCCGCATAGACCCTTGAGTTCAGAAAGCCCACATCTTACTGAGGTATCCGCTTGGGGAACCTCCTTGCTCCCCATGCAAGCCAGGCCTGCCACAGGCGCCGGCCTCTGCATGTTGGACAGTTGTTGTAGGAGCTGTGCCAAGCTTGATGCTGTGAGAGAGAGGACTGTAGTGAAGGATGTAGGCACAGCAGGAAGTGGAGGCCCCCAAACTCAGACTGATCCCTCCAGTTGCTTCCAGGATGGctaaaaaaactattaaaaacagaaactgtGCTCTTCCTTGGGTTGTTCGAGACAACATCAAACCACCAAGTCATCACCTCACTCTCCTGGAGTTTGTCAGAGACAGTTTGTTCTGAAgaccaaaaaagaagaaggggtCTGTCGTTCCTCACTTGACTTTGTCCTCCTATACCAGCTCACAAAGCAAACAAGAGAGAAGCACATACTCTTGCCCAGAGAAACAGGAGCATTCACCTGTCTTGATTTCTTACTGTACATTCATGCCACAAGTGTAAAAGGCACTTTCCATACATTAAGAAACCTCTTACATCTTAAATCAatatataacatagcaatagaAATGTCTAACACACAGATAGGAGGACGGTTTGTGGATGCCCTGTTGAAATGTCATAAGCTATTTTCACAACATGCCACCCATGTGGGAAATCTTTATGAAAATCACCCATTTGTGATTGAGAaatgtataacatttttaagaaatgaGAGTAAATTGCATTGTATTGGTATGCGGTAATCAGGGAGAAATTATTGGTCATTTTAGACCGTGTCTGATGGGTTATATGTTAAGGTGTTCTCTGTAAATTTTGTATATATCCTTTATTCTTGGTTGGTACCCTCCTTAGTTTGCAGAGTCTCAGATATGTATATGAAGTTAGTAATGAAGTATTGTATAATGTCAGCATCATTGACAACACATAATAAATTGCTCTACAGACTGCAAAGAGAAAGCAGCATTTGAACCATGCACTTGGAGTataaactttttatttgaaagtataTGATCgaaataaatgtattgtcaACTGACTGCATCACCTTGtgaatattttgtaaatgttttatggtCACACCACAGACCGCCATtataaaatattgttatatagcatttttcctTGTGctcatcttttttaatttgcttcCCTAATGTGATGCAACTATCAGCATTGCCGAGGCATACCATGGAGCTGTAGCCTAGCAACAGAAGCAATCAGCCAATCGTGCTCCTGGTCTGAGGGCCATTAGGGGCTTTATTGCTAACAAGAAACATCACTTGATTTTTTAGTGTGTGATAACAAGTAAATGAGTGTCGTCCTTCAAGAAATACAAGGTGGTATTCTTTGCCACAAACCCACAGTAACTTTTTGTGGAGGAGAGGCGACGAGCAGCCACTGGGAGGGAGATTATAAATTGAAATTGACTATTCAAAGACACATGCAAATGTAACATTGATAAGACTATTGTAGTGTGGGTTAATTGGGAACTTGTGTATGCAAATGCTTTGAAGGTGTACAGTCAGGGTACCATACAG
It encodes:
- the LOC133977329 gene encoding nuclear receptor subfamily 1 group D member 1-like; amino-acid sequence: MENSPGGGVILYAGSSGSASPSPGSPSSGYQTQSPSSHSQPSSPEGVSFQEIGALKHGGEQRGGTPSPKMVFQFPEVNNTPVAQITTASSATYNHPTVAKRPCGFTGTFTKTGGMVLLCKVCGDIASGFHYGVHACEGCKGFFRRSIQQNIHYKMCVKNENCLIMRMNRNRCQHCRFKKCLSVGMSRDAVRFGRIPKREKQRLLDEMQSYMNSLNESASMEMEVSPPQDAPCSPQNHQSNEGASSISQSYRSNLISTEEKPLKMAASNLGTQSFQNNSVHEPALSHTATQTQHMLHGEQANLTSSYHRASNCPVAHTNNEISNNTNVDNSKYNFSSNQNQCPVTGHLSSQSYTANHNSFQASDSQNQNSCPWKLNGGAKVLACPLNSCPVAPASRSSQEVWESFSQCFTPAVKEVVEFAKSIPGFQNLSQHDQVMLLKSGTFQVLMVRFCSLFDPKERTVTFLNGQTYSLASLRALGMGSLLDAMFDFSEKLGSLGLEPDEMALFMAVVLVSADRSGIVEVGAVEQLQENLIKALRSLITNRRPDDSTLFPKLLLRLPDLRTLNNQHSDKLLAFRIDP